In Zingiber officinale cultivar Zhangliang chromosome 1A, Zo_v1.1, whole genome shotgun sequence, a genomic segment contains:
- the LOC122008887 gene encoding uncharacterized protein LOC122008887 translates to MKGCIRQIEHLNPSGALEQDILTCAKMLFAEDPKYTKGFKCDNIWNILKDIENFGTDTMNTASMKSRQQNANADSGATSNKCPPGVKKVKMKKKNDEQIAKIANQTTFQDIVIIFKIAVVQYYVIQTRA, encoded by the exons ATGAAAGGTTGCATTCGACAAATCGAACATCTCAATCCTAGTGGAGCATTGGAACAAGATATT TTAACTTGTGCCAAAATGTTATTTGCAGAAGACCCAAAATACACAAAGGGTTTCAAATGTGACAATATCTGGAATATTCTCAAAGATATTGAAAATTTTGGCACTGACACTATGAATACTGCATCCATGAAATCGCGACAACAAAATGCTAATGCTG ATAGCGGTGCTACTTCTAATAAATGCCCTCCAGGGGTGAAAAAagtaaaaatgaagaaaaagaatgaTGAACAAATTGCAAAG ATTGCCAACCAAACAACTTTTCAGGATattgttatcattttcaaaattgCAGTGGTGCAGTACTATGTTATTCAGACTCGGGCATGA